The window CGCCCGCAGCGCTTCGGGGTCGGTGCGGTAGACGACGTTGAGGTACTCACGGTCGGTGAACCGCGGCACCATCGGCGCGTACGCCGGGCTGGTGAGGGGGGTGGTGACGTGCTGTGTGACGTCCTCGGCGCGCATGGCGCCTCACCGTCCCGTCCACCGCGCGGGGCGGCGCTCGGCGAAGGCCGTCATGCCCTCGCGGACGTCGGCCGAGGCCATCAGGGTCTTCATCTGCTCGCGCTGGAAGGCGAAGGCCTCGGCGTCGGGCGCCCCGTCGGCGGCGCGGACGACGCGCTTGACGGTGGCGAGCGCGAGCGGGGCGTTCTCCGCGAGCCGTTCGGCCAGCCGCAGCGCCTCGGCGACGGCCTGGCCGCTGCCGGTGACCCGGTTGGCCAGGCCGAGTTCGCCCGCACGGCGGCCGTCGACGGGCTCGCCGGTCAGCAGCAGTTCCATGGCGAGGTGGTGCGGGACGCGCTTGGGCAGCCGGATCACGCCGCCGCCCGCCGCGATCAGCCCGCGCTTGACCTCGGGCAGACCGAACCGGGCGTCCTCGGCCGCGACGATCAGGTCGCAGGCCAGGGCCAGTTCGAAGCCGCCGCCCATGGCGAAGCCCTCCACGGCGGCGATCAGCGGCTTGGCCGGCTCGGACTCGGTGAGGCCGCCGAACCCGCGGCCCTCGACCTCGGGCGACTCGCCGCGCAGCGCCGCCTTGAGGTCCATACCGGCGCTGAAGGCGCCGCCCTCACCGGTCAGCACACCGGCCCGCAGCGCCGGATCGGCCTCCAACTCGTCCAGTGCAGCGGCCAGTTGGGCGGCCACCGCCGCGTTCACGGCGTTGCGGGCCTCGGGCCGGTCGAGGGTGATCAGCAGGGCGGAGCCGATGCGTTCGGTCCGTACGACAGGGGTTTCGGGGGTGCTCATGGTGGTCCTTCTGTCCTGGTGTGACGGCCGTCGGGGAGCGCGGGCCGCTCCCCGACGGCGAGTTGGGGGAGGGAGGGCCGTCGCTCAGCGGGCGGCGTCGAGTTCGGCGAGGACGTCCGCGGTGTCCTGGCCCGCGACCGGTGCCAGCCGGCGGATCGAGCCGGGGGTCGCGGAGAAGCGCACCGGGATGCCGATGGTGCGGACAGTGCCCTCGGTCGGGTGCTCGACGGTGTCGAGCAGGTGACCGTCACGGACATAGGGGTCCTCGTGGGCGTTCTCCAGCTCCAGCACCGGCGCCATCGGGATGCTGTGCTTGGCGCACACCTCGGCCCACTCCTCGGTGGTCAGCGCCGGGGCGCACACGCCGATCAGCTCGGCCAGGTCCTCGTGGTCGGCGCTGTCGATGGCCTCCCCTCCGACCCGCGGGTCCTCGGCGAGGTCCGGGCGCCCGGCGGCCGAGAAGAAGTCACG of the Streptomyces koelreuteriae genome contains:
- a CDS encoding crotonase/enoyl-CoA hydratase family protein; its protein translation is MSTPETPVVRTERIGSALLITLDRPEARNAVNAAVAAQLAAALDELEADPALRAGVLTGEGGAFSAGMDLKAALRGESPEVEGRGFGGLTESEPAKPLIAAVEGFAMGGGFELALACDLIVAAEDARFGLPEVKRGLIAAGGGVIRLPKRVPHHLAMELLLTGEPVDGRRAGELGLANRVTGSGQAVAEALRLAERLAENAPLALATVKRVVRAADGAPDAEAFAFQREQMKTLMASADVREGMTAFAERRPARWTGR